In the Acidovorax sp. A79 genome, one interval contains:
- a CDS encoding PsiF family protein, with amino-acid sequence MKKLLSLMTAIGLTLSLATAHAADAPAAAASAPAKAPTAQQSKMATCNADAKEKKGDERKAFMKECLSANKQEKQQTKMKTCNADPKAKTLKGDERKAFMKECLSNKPA; translated from the coding sequence ATGAAGAAACTGCTTTCCCTGATGACGGCCATCGGCCTGACCCTCTCCCTGGCCACGGCCCATGCCGCCGACGCGCCTGCCGCCGCTGCCTCCGCGCCGGCCAAGGCGCCCACCGCGCAACAGAGCAAGATGGCCACCTGCAATGCCGACGCCAAGGAAAAGAAGGGCGACGAGCGCAAGGCCTTCATGAAGGAATGCCTGTCTGCCAACAAGCAGGAAAAGCAGCAGACCAAGATGAAGACCTGCAACGCAGACCCCAAGGCCAAGACCCTCAAGGGCGACGAGCGCAAGGCCTTCATGAAGGAATGCCTGAGCAACAAGCCCGCCTGA
- a CDS encoding DUF2214 family protein, whose protein sequence is MTTEALLAYAHFLAILTMTVFLASEAALCRKEWLNAAVVERLARVDMVYGISAIAVLATGLARTWWGMKGAGWYWSQPLLHTKVTLFVVIGLISIVPTVRFLRWRKQLRATGALPTEAEVRGTRRLVMIEAHLLVVIPLLAVFLARGVGTR, encoded by the coding sequence ATGACCACTGAAGCCCTGCTGGCCTACGCCCACTTTCTGGCCATCCTGACCATGACCGTCTTCCTGGCCAGCGAGGCGGCCCTGTGCCGCAAGGAGTGGCTCAACGCCGCGGTGGTGGAGCGCCTGGCGCGGGTGGACATGGTCTATGGCATCTCCGCCATCGCCGTGCTGGCCACGGGCCTGGCGCGCACCTGGTGGGGCATGAAGGGCGCGGGGTGGTACTGGTCGCAGCCCCTGCTGCACACCAAGGTCACGCTGTTCGTGGTCATCGGCCTGATCTCCATCGTGCCCACGGTGCGCTTCCTGCGCTGGCGCAAGCAGCTGCGCGCCACGGGTGCGCTGCCCACCGAGGCCGAGGTGCGCGGCACGCGCCGCCTGGTGATGATCGAGGCGCACCTGCTGGTGGTGATTCCGCTGCTGGCCGTGTTCCTGGCGCGGGGCGTGGGCACGCGCTAG
- a CDS encoding IPTL-CTERM sorting domain-containing protein: MPFPSTTARLVGLLLAAAAALPGAAPAQVLYEGFDETFTLSGNGWVMQNNSAPVGAMGWFQGTPISALPDPGPFDAYSGAANAYIAANFRNTGSSGTISNWLVMPNRTLSNGDVLTFYTRKPVPNPTDYPDRLEVRMSTQGASTDVGTTATDVGDFTTLLTSINPGLAAGGYPAAWTQYRITVSGLAAPTSGRVAFRYFVTGAGTFGANGDYIGIDDVTLCPAPAMTATGTPANGTAGAAYAYTLAQAGAVGGSSFAVAAGALPPGLVLSAAGAISGTPTATGTFSFTATVTDSRHCSASLPTSITVQAGKPPPPASATATAGDAEATVDWSPERWADAYGAPITSYTATAVQDPARSCTVTGSGHSCTVANLANGTSYTFRVVAHNGSPTQPDSDAAVTNAVTPLGAQSITFLPATIPAQAAGTTLTLGATATSNLPITYSATGACSVAGSVASFSGAGSCTLTASQPGGGAWAAAAPVARTFAVMAAPTLALAANANPSALGASVTLTATFGSASNPTGTVSFSADGLPLACAAPPAITGSVAACTVSGLLVGAHAITASYAGDANNTSATGGPLALTVGQASLAVPGGGVAQASISGGPAGCTVGSLALTAAAPGDNLPAGATAPLGVLRFTATGCANATLAVAVTYPSGSLAGLVPRKFGPATAGATALWFPHGAVSGDTVSFAVTDNGMGDNDPASGAIADPHAMLRLAAGAQAIPTLSEWGLLVLAALLGLAALRRFQAGSASSA; the protein is encoded by the coding sequence ATGCCATTCCCCTCCACCACCGCCCGCCTTGTGGGCCTGCTGCTGGCCGCCGCGGCTGCGCTGCCGGGCGCGGCCCCTGCGCAAGTCCTGTACGAAGGCTTTGACGAAACCTTCACGCTATCGGGCAATGGCTGGGTCATGCAGAACAACAGCGCCCCGGTGGGCGCCATGGGCTGGTTCCAGGGCACCCCCATCTCTGCCTTGCCGGACCCCGGCCCGTTCGACGCCTACAGCGGCGCAGCCAATGCCTACATAGCGGCCAACTTCAGGAACACGGGCAGCAGCGGCACCATCAGCAACTGGCTGGTCATGCCGAACCGCACACTGAGCAATGGCGACGTGCTGACCTTCTATACGCGCAAGCCGGTCCCCAACCCAACGGACTACCCCGATCGCCTGGAAGTGCGCATGAGCACGCAGGGCGCCAGCACGGACGTGGGCACCACCGCCACCGACGTGGGAGACTTCACCACGCTGCTGACGAGCATCAACCCTGGCCTGGCGGCGGGCGGCTACCCCGCCGCCTGGACGCAGTACCGCATCACCGTGTCCGGGCTGGCCGCCCCCACCTCGGGCCGCGTCGCGTTCCGCTACTTCGTGACCGGCGCCGGCACCTTCGGCGCGAACGGCGACTACATCGGCATCGACGACGTGACGCTCTGCCCCGCCCCCGCCATGACGGCCACCGGCACGCCCGCCAACGGCACGGCCGGGGCCGCTTATGCCTACACGCTGGCGCAGGCCGGGGCGGTGGGCGGGTCGTCCTTCGCGGTCGCGGCGGGGGCGTTGCCGCCGGGTCTGGTGCTGTCGGCTGCAGGCGCCATTTCCGGCACCCCCACGGCCACGGGCACGTTCAGCTTCACGGCCACGGTGACGGACAGCCGCCACTGCTCGGCGTCGCTGCCCACTTCCATCACGGTGCAGGCAGGCAAGCCGCCCCCGCCGGCCAGCGCCACCGCCACCGCGGGCGACGCCGAGGCGACGGTGGACTGGAGCCCGGAACGGTGGGCGGACGCCTATGGGGCCCCCATCACCAGCTACACCGCCACCGCCGTGCAAGACCCCGCCAGATCCTGCACCGTGACCGGCTCCGGGCACAGCTGCACCGTGGCGAACCTGGCCAATGGAACAAGCTACACGTTCCGCGTGGTGGCGCACAACGGATCCCCCACGCAACCCGATTCGGACGCCGCCGTGACCAACGCGGTCACGCCCCTGGGCGCGCAGAGCATCACCTTCCTCCCCGCCACCATCCCCGCGCAGGCTGCGGGCACCACGCTGACCCTGGGCGCCACGGCGACGTCGAACCTGCCCATCACCTACAGCGCCACGGGCGCGTGCAGCGTGGCGGGCAGCGTGGCCAGCTTCAGCGGCGCGGGCTCGTGCACGCTGACGGCCAGCCAGCCGGGCGGCGGGGCCTGGGCGGCGGCGGCGCCCGTAGCGCGTACCTTTGCCGTGATGGCGGCGCCCACGCTGGCGCTGGCGGCCAACGCCAACCCCAGCGCACTGGGGGCCAGCGTCACCCTCACCGCCACGTTCGGCAGCGCCAGCAACCCCACGGGCACGGTGAGCTTCAGCGCGGACGGCCTGCCGCTGGCCTGCGCGGCCCCGCCCGCCATCACGGGCAGCGTGGCCGCCTGCACCGTCAGCGGCCTGCTGGTGGGCGCGCACGCCATCACCGCCAGCTATGCGGGCGATGCCAACAACACCAGCGCCACGGGCGGGCCTCTGGCGCTGACGGTGGGCCAGGCCAGCCTGGCGGTGCCCGGCGGCGGCGTGGCGCAGGCCAGCATCTCCGGCGGCCCGGCGGGCTGCACCGTGGGCAGCCTGGCGCTGACCGCCGCCGCCCCGGGCGACAACCTGCCCGCAGGCGCCACCGCCCCGCTGGGCGTGCTGCGCTTCACGGCCACGGGCTGCGCGAATGCCACGCTGGCGGTGGCCGTCACCTACCCCAGCGGCAGCCTGGCGGGGCTGGTGCCGCGCAAGTTCGGCCCCGCCACGGCCGGTGCCACGGCGCTCTGGTTCCCGCATGGCGCGGTCAGCGGCGACACGGTGAGCTTTGCCGTCACCGACAACGGCATGGGCGACAACGATCCCGCCTCCGGCGCGATCGCCGACCCGCACGCCATGCTGCGGCTGGCCGCCGGCGCGCAGGCGATTCCTACGCTGTCCGAATGGGGCCTGCTCGTGCTGGCGGCGCTGCTGGGGCTGGCAGCGCTGCGCAGGTTTCAAGCCGGATCGGCCTCCAGCGCTTGA
- a CDS encoding IPTL-CTERM sorting domain-containing protein: MPRRPCALRALLLQLVFIAIACLAAHAQAGTWAVSGSLGDGRQWHTSTQLPNGKVLVAGGYGGGSLSHLASAELYDPAAGQWAATGPLAHARRGHTATLLPHGKVLVAGGYDGSAFIASVELYDPATGLWSGASALAQPRTEHTATLLADGRVLVAGGHASGGQVAQAELYDPATGAWSPAGQLAEARQGHTATLLADGRVLVVGGGNGTGYLATAEVYRPSDNTWGSAAPLPQGPRSDFTATLLPDGRVLAVGGNSGSEQLASAELYDPQGDTWAPAASLNSKRLFHTATLLPGGKVLVAGGFGSGSALQSAELYDPDTNQWTAAGGLNDGRWRHIATLLPQGKVLFIGGASDLGALLASTELYDPAIGTWEGTGALPGQRTEHTATLLPDGKVLVAGGGAGYGTGQLIGAAALYNPATGAWAATGPLAAARAYHTATLLPGGKVLVVGGLGSAGALASAELYDPATGTWSGTGAMASPRLWHAAALLPSGQVLVVGGWGSNISNSQTATAELYDPATGLWSATSAMSAARQGPTATLLPTGRVLVAGGNGSGGPLGSAELYDPASGTWSGAGAMASPRWTHTATLLPQGKVLVAGGYSGAYLGSAELYDPALNAWSPTGPLNTGRSGHTATLLPGGKVLAAGGGGGGYLGSAELYDPATGAWAATGALATVRAYHTATVLPDGTVLAAGGRDGVTATSGIATAERYDPAGGAVPPARIPTLTGGPARLSGAAFTLTGLRLRGDSEASGGGTSASPTPLPLVQLTRLDNGAHTWLAPTGSTAASIDVAAPGVLPSGRYALRAFVNGMASNALLLGTQAQPTLALSASAVGASVTFTATLNGASASPTGQVAFSVDGAPLACTTATFSGGVATCATSSLAMGLHSITASYTGDADNAPATASPLAHTVNTAAVPVPGGGGSTAQVGITGGPPGCTVNTLGLSAATGADNLPAGATAPLGVLRFTATGCANATLAVAVTYPGGSLAGLVPRKFGPATAGATALWFPHGAVSGDTVSFAVTDNGTGDNDPAPGAIADPHAMLLLAAGPAGAQAIPALSEGGLLLLSALLALVALSAGRVGRRVV, translated from the coding sequence ATGCCCCGCCGCCCCTGCGCCCTGCGCGCCCTGCTGCTCCAGCTCGTGTTCATCGCCATCGCCTGCCTGGCCGCCCACGCCCAGGCGGGCACCTGGGCGGTCAGCGGCAGCCTGGGCGATGGGCGCCAATGGCACACCAGCACCCAGCTGCCCAACGGCAAGGTGCTCGTCGCGGGCGGCTATGGCGGTGGCAGCCTCAGCCACCTTGCCAGCGCCGAGCTGTACGACCCCGCCGCCGGCCAGTGGGCCGCCACCGGCCCGCTCGCCCACGCGCGCCGCGGCCACACCGCCACCTTGCTGCCCCATGGCAAGGTGCTCGTGGCGGGTGGCTACGACGGCAGCGCATTCATCGCCAGCGTCGAGCTGTACGACCCCGCCACCGGCTTGTGGAGCGGTGCCAGCGCGCTGGCCCAGCCGCGCACGGAACACACCGCCACCCTGCTGGCCGATGGCCGGGTGCTCGTCGCGGGCGGCCACGCCAGTGGGGGGCAGGTGGCCCAGGCCGAACTGTACGACCCCGCCACCGGCGCCTGGTCCCCCGCCGGGCAGTTGGCCGAAGCGCGCCAGGGCCATACCGCCACCTTGCTGGCCGACGGCAGGGTGCTCGTCGTCGGCGGCGGCAACGGCACCGGATACCTCGCCACCGCCGAGGTGTACCGCCCGAGCGACAACACCTGGGGCTCCGCCGCCCCGCTGCCGCAAGGGCCGCGCAGCGATTTCACCGCCACCTTGCTGCCCGACGGCAGGGTGCTTGCCGTGGGCGGAAACAGCGGCAGCGAGCAGCTTGCCAGCGCCGAGCTGTATGACCCCCAGGGCGATACCTGGGCGCCTGCCGCCTCGCTGAACAGCAAGCGCTTGTTCCACACCGCCACGCTGCTGCCCGGCGGCAAGGTGCTCGTGGCGGGAGGCTTCGGCAGCGGCAGCGCTCTCCAAAGCGCCGAACTGTACGACCCTGACACCAACCAATGGACCGCCGCCGGCGGCCTGAACGACGGGCGCTGGCGCCACATCGCCACCCTGCTGCCCCAGGGCAAGGTGCTCTTCATCGGGGGCGCCAGCGACCTTGGCGCGCTGCTCGCCAGCACCGAGCTCTACGACCCCGCCATCGGCACCTGGGAGGGTACCGGCGCGCTGCCAGGCCAGCGCACGGAGCACACGGCCACCCTGCTGCCGGACGGCAAGGTGCTCGTCGCGGGCGGGGGCGCCGGTTATGGCACCGGGCAGCTCATCGGCGCTGCCGCGCTGTACAACCCCGCCACCGGCGCCTGGGCCGCCACGGGCCCGCTGGCCGCCGCGCGCGCCTACCACACCGCCACCTTGCTGCCCGGCGGCAAGGTGCTCGTCGTGGGCGGCCTCGGCAGCGCAGGAGCGCTCGCCAGCGCCGAACTCTACGACCCCGCCACGGGCACCTGGAGCGGCACCGGCGCGATGGCCAGCCCCCGCTTATGGCATGCCGCCGCCCTGCTGCCCAGCGGCCAGGTGCTGGTCGTGGGGGGCTGGGGCAGCAACATCAGCAACAGCCAAACCGCCACCGCCGAGCTGTACGACCCCGCCACCGGCCTCTGGTCCGCCACGAGCGCGATGAGCGCCGCACGCCAAGGGCCCACGGCCACCCTGCTGCCCACCGGCAGGGTGCTCGTCGCGGGGGGGAATGGCAGCGGCGGCCCCCTGGGCAGCGCCGAGCTGTACGACCCCGCCTCGGGCACCTGGAGCGGCGCCGGCGCGATGGCCAGCCCGCGCTGGACACACACCGCCACCCTGCTGCCCCAGGGCAAGGTGCTTGTCGCGGGGGGGTACAGCGGCGCATACCTCGGCAGCGCCGAACTCTACGACCCCGCCCTGAACGCATGGAGCCCCACCGGCCCGCTCAACACCGGACGCTCCGGCCACACCGCAACCCTGCTGCCCGGCGGCAAGGTTTTGGCCGCTGGGGGGGGTGGTGGCGGCTACCTGGGCAGCGCCGAACTGTACGACCCCGCCACGGGCGCCTGGGCCGCCACCGGCGCGCTGGCCACTGTGCGCGCCTACCACACCGCCACCGTGCTGCCCGATGGCACGGTGCTCGCCGCCGGGGGGCGCGACGGCGTCACGGCCACCAGCGGCATCGCCACCGCCGAGCGCTACGACCCTGCCGGCGGCGCAGTGCCCCCGGCCCGCATTCCCACATTGACCGGCGGCCCCGCCCGGTTGAGCGGCGCGGCCTTCACCCTCACCGGTTTGCGGCTGCGTGGCGACAGCGAGGCCAGCGGCGGCGGCACCAGCGCATCGCCCACCCCCTTGCCGCTGGTGCAGTTGACGCGGCTGGACAACGGCGCGCACACCTGGCTCGCGCCCACCGGCTCCACCGCCGCCAGCATCGACGTGGCCGCGCCGGGCGTGCTGCCCAGCGGCCGGTATGCGCTGCGGGCGTTCGTGAACGGCATGGCGTCCAACGCGCTGCTGCTGGGCACGCAGGCCCAGCCCACGCTGGCCCTGTCCGCCAGCGCCGTGGGCGCCAGCGTCACCTTCACCGCCACGCTGAACGGCGCATCCGCCAGCCCCACGGGCCAGGTGGCGTTCAGCGTGGATGGCGCGCCGCTGGCCTGCACCACGGCCACCTTCAGCGGCGGCGTGGCCACCTGCGCCACCAGCAGCCTGGCCATGGGCCTGCACAGCATCACCGCCAGCTACACGGGCGACGCCGACAACGCGCCCGCCACCGCCAGCCCGCTGGCGCACACCGTCAACACCGCTGCCGTGCCCGTGCCGGGCGGCGGCGGCAGCACGGCGCAGGTCGGCATCACCGGCGGCCCGCCCGGCTGCACCGTGAACACCCTGGGCCTGAGCGCGGCCACCGGCGCCGACAACCTGCCCGCAGGCGCCACCGCCCCGCTGGGCGTGCTGCGCTTCACGGCCACGGGCTGCGCGAATGCCACGCTGGCGGTGGCCGTCACCTACCCCGGCGGCAGCCTGGCGGGGCTGGTGCCGCGCAAGTTCGGCCCCGCCACGGCCGGTGCCACGGCGCTCTGGTTCCCGCATGGCGCGGTCAGCGGCGACACGGTGAGCTTTGCCGTCACCGACAACGGCACGGGCGACAACGATCCCGCCCCCGGCGCCATCGCCGACCCGCACGCCATGCTGCTGCTGGCCGCCGGGCCCGCCGGCGCGCAGGCGATTCCGGCGCTGTCCGAAGGGGGCTTGCTGCTGCTGTCGGCCCTGCTGGCCCTGGTGGCGCTGTCAGCGGGCCGCGTGGGAAGGCGGGTGGTGTGA
- a CDS encoding histidine kinase: MAAWLAACGGGSATDNPTHLRQAAFRMEPGAGWEPPPAPPFAGEEEKGAWASVPLPHARERSLAEGGASLRAPPDVAWYRLDLPPPGTPGAPSASGAPGQDLFLYLPRWQTIGIVAVYVDGRMAYRTRGSRVWNSFNRPLWVALGNQAAGGEPPRTVWLRMASQRGVGGAVSSAWVGTEQNLLWRYSVRRFVQNDFISLTGAAFLAIGLFALAVGCVRRREPIYLLFFAISVTTLLRSLHYVVDDRPLPVPDDWFGWMTVNSLGWAMVCTFAFAFRVHGRRMPALALGIAGLVSLGTVLTLPLPPLLPYLDAMLPLVYLVITVLTAVVAASGLWASWRARSREGLVLFAWFSLNVPAGAHDLLMVNYRIDMEHVYLAPYNAIGLFAIFLAIVWRRYVGAIHAVEVANAGLESQLAARERELTASHEQLRALERQQTLATERQRMMQDMHDGIGSSLMSALRMVERGQASTADTAQVLKDCIDDLKLAIDSLDPADADLLALLAAVRFRLAPRLKAAGITLAWNVQDLPPLPWLDPQSALHVLRILQEVLANILKHTQATLIDVATAPQAQAGQGGAGVVVRIRDNAGAFVLSEGPPAALAGQGLLNVRHRAQALGGRCQWAAWEGGGEFTLWLPLARGA, from the coding sequence TTGGCCGCCTGGCTCGCGGCCTGCGGCGGCGGCAGCGCTACCGATAACCCCACGCACCTGCGGCAGGCCGCCTTCCGCATGGAGCCCGGCGCGGGCTGGGAACCTCCGCCCGCGCCGCCCTTCGCAGGGGAGGAGGAGAAAGGCGCGTGGGCCAGCGTGCCGCTGCCCCACGCGCGGGAGCGCAGCCTGGCCGAGGGCGGCGCCTCGCTGCGGGCCCCGCCCGACGTGGCCTGGTACCGGCTCGACCTGCCCCCGCCCGGTACACCCGGTGCCCCCAGCGCATCGGGCGCGCCGGGCCAGGACTTGTTTCTGTACCTGCCGCGCTGGCAGACCATCGGCATCGTCGCCGTCTATGTCGATGGCCGCATGGCCTACCGCACGCGCGGCAGCCGCGTGTGGAACAGCTTCAACCGGCCCCTGTGGGTGGCGCTGGGCAACCAAGCCGCCGGTGGCGAGCCGCCCCGCACCGTGTGGCTGCGCATGGCCAGCCAGCGCGGCGTGGGCGGGGCCGTCTCCAGCGCCTGGGTGGGCACCGAGCAGAACCTGCTGTGGCGCTACAGCGTGCGCCGCTTCGTGCAGAACGACTTCATCAGCCTGACCGGCGCCGCCTTTCTGGCCATTGGCCTGTTCGCGCTGGCCGTGGGCTGCGTGCGCCGCCGCGAGCCCATCTACCTGCTGTTCTTCGCCATCTCCGTCACCACCTTGCTGCGCAGCCTGCACTACGTGGTGGACGACCGGCCCCTGCCCGTGCCCGACGACTGGTTCGGCTGGATGACCGTCAATTCGCTGGGCTGGGCCATGGTGTGCACCTTCGCCTTCGCCTTCCGCGTGCACGGGCGGCGCATGCCCGCGCTGGCGCTGGGCATCGCGGGGCTGGTGTCGCTGGGCACCGTGCTCACCCTGCCGCTGCCGCCGCTGCTGCCGTACCTCGATGCCATGCTGCCGCTGGTCTATCTCGTCATCACCGTGCTGACGGCGGTGGTGGCCGCGTCGGGCCTGTGGGCCTCGTGGCGCGCGCGGTCGCGCGAGGGGCTGGTGCTGTTCGCCTGGTTCTCGCTGAACGTGCCCGCGGGCGCGCACGACCTGCTGATGGTCAACTACCGCATCGACATGGAACATGTCTATCTGGCGCCCTACAACGCCATCGGCCTGTTCGCCATCTTCCTGGCCATCGTCTGGCGGCGCTACGTGGGCGCCATCCACGCGGTCGAGGTGGCCAACGCCGGGCTGGAAAGCCAGCTCGCCGCCCGCGAGCGCGAACTGACCGCCAGCCACGAGCAACTGCGCGCGCTGGAGCGCCAGCAGACCCTGGCCACCGAGCGCCAGCGCATGATGCAGGACATGCACGACGGCATCGGCTCGTCGCTGATGAGCGCGCTGCGCATGGTCGAGCGCGGCCAGGCCAGCACGGCCGACACGGCCCAGGTGCTCAAGGACTGCATCGACGACCTCAAGCTCGCCATCGACTCGCTGGACCCCGCCGATGCCGACCTGCTGGCGCTGCTGGCGGCCGTGCGCTTTCGCCTGGCGCCCCGGCTCAAGGCCGCGGGCATCACCCTTGCCTGGAACGTGCAGGACCTGCCCCCGCTGCCCTGGCTCGACCCGCAGTCCGCGCTGCACGTGCTGCGCATCCTGCAAGAAGTGCTGGCCAACATCCTCAAGCACACCCAGGCCACCCTGATCGACGTGGCCACCGCGCCGCAGGCGCAAGCCGGGCAGGGCGGCGCGGGCGTGGTGGTGCGCATCCGCGACAACGCAGGCGCCTTCGTGCTGTCCGAAGGCCCGCCCGCCGCCCTGGCCGGGCAGGGCCTGCTCAACGTGCGCCACCGCGCCCAGGCCCTGGGCGGGCGCTGCCAGTGGGCGGCGTGGGAGGGCGGGGGCGAATTCACCCTGTGGCTGCCGCTGGCGCGCGGGGCTTGA
- a CDS encoding response regulator transcription factor, with translation MAPDTAPPLPAPWPARLPAPLRVGVVEDDPACRDTFIAMIGAQPDLALAMAAASRAEALALLPQSPMDVLLVDLGLPDGSGLDVIRAARAQWPGCSVLVSTIFGDETHVLRSIEAGAMGYLLKDVSAAELAEEIRSIHAGGSPISPMVARKILARAAASLPPATEPPAALLSAREQEVLRCVSKGFTTEETARTMGVSRTTVLTFVRRIYAKLQVNTRAEAIHAAHRQGLLANG, from the coding sequence ATGGCCCCCGACACCGCCCCGCCCCTGCCCGCCCCCTGGCCCGCGCGCCTGCCGGCTCCTTTGCGGGTGGGCGTGGTCGAGGACGACCCGGCCTGCCGCGACACCTTCATCGCCATGATCGGCGCGCAGCCCGACCTGGCGCTGGCCATGGCGGCGGCCAGCCGGGCCGAGGCGCTGGCGCTGCTGCCCCAGTCGCCCATGGATGTGCTGCTGGTGGACCTGGGCCTGCCCGACGGCTCGGGCCTGGACGTGATCCGCGCCGCGCGCGCGCAGTGGCCCGGCTGCAGCGTGCTGGTGAGCACCATCTTTGGCGATGAAACGCACGTGCTGCGCTCCATCGAGGCCGGGGCCATGGGCTACCTGCTCAAGGACGTGAGCGCCGCCGAGCTGGCCGAGGAAATCCGCAGCATCCACGCGGGCGGCAGCCCCATCAGCCCCATGGTGGCGCGCAAGATCCTGGCGCGCGCCGCCGCCAGCCTGCCGCCCGCCACCGAGCCGCCCGCCGCGCTGCTGTCCGCGCGCGAGCAGGAGGTGCTGCGCTGCGTGAGCAAGGGCTTCACCACCGAGGAGACGGCCCGCACCATGGGCGTCTCCCGCACCACGGTGCTCACCTTCGTGCGGCGCATCTACGCCAAGCTGCAGGTCAACACGCGCGCCGAGGCCATCCATGCCGCCCACAGGCAAGGCCTTCTGGCGAACGGGTAG
- a CDS encoding right-handed parallel beta-helix repeat-containing protein, translating to MPKRIALAAACLLAASLAPAATITVNTTTVMGGDGLCSLTEALGSAVTDTVWDADCALGSGADTIAFDPAAFPAGSTITLGSALDIYQASNTTIDGGGRVTLDGGGATPLVTATLAGTTLTLRGLTLAGGNTAGGGPTDGGGIYADGVTLNIDHSVITGNTALANGGGLFSRDSTVTITDSQFTANTASLGGAVYSTGSGSLTVANSRFTGNIAGQQGGALYSGVNTLVTGSIIANNASPAAGGANRGAGVRFSAPAGHTFTLNHNQITDNTPGDNCYSAIPFTGTGNQYWPESDTSCPAAAGRFANPLAPPAAIPVDAPWALALLSALVAALGLHRRRGGV from the coding sequence ATGCCCAAACGAATCGCCCTCGCCGCCGCCTGCCTGCTGGCCGCCAGCCTGGCCCCCGCGGCCACCATCACCGTCAACACCACGACCGTCATGGGGGGCGACGGCCTGTGCAGCCTGACCGAGGCCCTCGGCAGCGCGGTGACGGATACCGTCTGGGACGCCGACTGCGCGCTGGGCAGCGGCGCCGACACCATCGCGTTCGACCCCGCCGCCTTTCCCGCAGGCAGCACCATCACGCTGGGCAGCGCGCTGGACATCTACCAGGCCTCGAACACCACCATCGACGGCGGCGGGCGCGTGACCCTGGACGGCGGCGGCGCCACACCCCTGGTCACCGCCACGCTGGCGGGCACCACGCTCACGCTGCGCGGGCTGACGCTGGCCGGCGGCAATACCGCCGGCGGCGGCCCGACGGATGGCGGCGGCATCTACGCGGACGGCGTCACCCTGAACATCGACCACAGCGTCATCACCGGCAACACGGCCCTGGCCAACGGCGGCGGCCTCTTCAGCCGCGACAGCACGGTGACCATCACGGACAGCCAGTTCACCGCCAACACCGCCAGCCTGGGCGGCGCCGTCTACAGCACGGGCAGCGGCTCGCTGACGGTGGCGAACAGCCGCTTCACGGGCAACATCGCCGGCCAGCAGGGCGGCGCCCTCTACAGCGGCGTGAACACGCTGGTCACCGGCAGCATCATTGCCAACAACGCCAGCCCCGCCGCAGGCGGCGCGAACAGGGGCGCGGGCGTCCGGTTCAGTGCTCCGGCCGGGCACACGTTCACGCTGAACCACAACCAGATCACCGACAACACGCCCGGCGACAACTGCTATAGCGCCATCCCCTTCACCGGCACGGGCAACCAGTACTGGCCGGAGAGCGACACGAGCTGCCCCGCAGCCGCGGGCCGCTTCGCCAACCCCCTTGCGCCGCCCGCGGCCATCCCCGTGGATGCGCCCTGGGCGCTGGCGCTGCTGTCTGCGCTGGTGGCCGCGCTGGGCTTGCACCGGCGGCGAGGCGGCGTTTAA